ACCGCGGACGCGCAGCTGATCGAGTTTCTGGTGCGCGAGCACCTGCTGATGAGCCAGATCGCCCAGAAGGAAGACCTGAGCGACCCCGACGTGATCGCCGCCTTCGCCAAGCGTGTGGGCAACGTGCGCAACCTCACGGCGCTGTACCTGCTGACGGTGGCCGACGTGCGCGGCACCAGCCCCAAGGTGTGGAACGCCTGGAAGGGCAAGCTGCTGGAAGACCTGTACAAGCTCACCGTGCGTGCACTGGGCGGGCGCGCCCCTGACCCCGGCGCGCTCATCGAGGCGCGCAAGCGCGAGGCGCTGGTGCAGCTGGCACTGGCGTCTGAACGGCACGACAGCCACAAGCCGCTGTGGGACACGCTGGACGTCAGCTACTTCATGCGGCACGACGCGGGCGACATCGCCTGGCACACGCGCCAGTTGGCGCGGCACGTGCGCGCGGCACCAGTTGCAGCAGCTGCCGGCAAGGCTGCGGCTTCTGCCCTGCCCAGCGCCTTGGGCGCAGATGCGGGTGCGAAGGCACCCGGCGCCGGCGCTGCCCAGCCGCCCGTTGCTACTCAATCCATAGCTGCCAGCACTGGTGCAGCGGGCGCTGGAGGCAATTTTTCTTCTGATAAGCAGGCCGCTGCCGATCTCAAGCCGATCACCATCGTGCGCGCCCGCCTTTCGCCCATCGGCGAAGGTTTGCAGGTGCTGGTGTACGCCAACGACCGGCCCGACCTGTTCGCCCGCATCTGCGGCTACTTCGACCGCGCGGGCTTCTCGATCCTGGACGCCAAGATCCACACCACGCGCAACGGCTACGCACTGGACACGTTCCAGATCGTCAGCACGATGGAGGTAGATCACTACCGCGAATTCATCCACATGGTCGAAGCCGAAATGCCCAAGGCCATCGCCAGTACCGACGCGCTGGCGGCGCCCCGCCTGGGCCGCGTGTCGCGCCGGGTCAAAAGCTTTCCCGTCACCCCGCGCATCGACCTGCGGCCCGACGACAAGGCCCAGCACTGGCTGCTGACCGTGACCGCCAGCGACCGCGTCGGCCTGCTCTACAGCATCGCCCGCATCCTGGCCGCCCACCAGATCGACGTGGAACTGGCCAAAGTCACCACCCTGGGTGAGCGCGTGGAAGACATGTTCCTGCTGCAAGGCGCGCAACTGCAGCACAACAAGACGCAGCTGGCCATCGAGCACGAGCTGCTGGAAGTGCTGGAAGCGGTTTGATTCGGCGCTTTGGAGCGCCCAGCCGCGCCGGCCAGGCGCTGCCTTAGTCGGCAGGTTGATTCGGTACCACCCGCGCGGATCGCTGCGCGCATGCACGCGTTGGCACCCAATATGCAGTGCACGTGGCATGCACATCCATGCCCGCGCCATCAAGTACTTTGACATGATCCGCCGCAGCGGGTCGATCCGTGAGGCCGCGCGGCGGCTTCACGTCGCGTCCTCGGCCGTCAATCGCCAGCTGCTGCAGCTGGAAGAAGAAATCGGTTCCCCGCTGTTCGAGCGCATGACGCAAGGCCTGCGGCTTACCCCCGCCGGAGAAGTGTTCTCAAGGCACGTCATCACTGTGTTGCAGGATGAGGTGCGGCTGCGCAGCGAGCTTGACATGCTGCGCGGCGTGCGGCGCGGCTCGGTCAGCGTCGCCGCGGTGGAAGGCGTCAACGCCGACCTGATGCCCACCCTGCTGACACACATGCATGAGCGCTACCCAGGCGTTCGGGTGCATCTGGTGACTTGCGGTTCTGCGCAGGTGGCCAAGGCAGTGACGCAAGGTGATGCGGACGTCGGCATCGGCTTCGCGATCGAGCGGCACGAAGCCTTGCACCAGTGCATGCTGGGGCAGTTTGCGCTGGGCGCCGTCGTCCCGCCGGACCATCCCATTGGCAGAGGGTGTGCAGAATTTTGTGTAAACGGACAATCCAACGCCGACGCAAGCCGGCCTGTCCGTAAGCACAATGAGCACCAAGAAACACAACGTACCCGAAGAACTGCTGTCTGGCCTGCTGGCCAACTACAAGATGAACCGCCCCGACTTTCGAGGAGGCCGCTTGGTTTAAGTTGACACCTCTGCCGAGGTGTCGCTGACGGCTAGTTGCCTCCAGTAGTTTGCCTCAGCTTCTGCCGGAGGGATGCCCCCAATCGGCGTGAGCAATCGGACATGGTTGAACCAGTGCACCCATTGCAAGGTGGCCAGTTCCACGGATTCCCTGGTCTTCCAAGGTCCCCGGCGGTGAATCAACTCGGCCTTGTACAGACCGTTGATGGTCTCGGCCAGCGCGTTGTCATAGCTGTCTCCCCTGCTGCCCACTGAGGGCTGTATGCCCGCCTGGTCCAACCGTTCGGTGTAGCGGATGCTGACGTATTGACTGCCCCTGTCGGAATGGTGCGTCAAGGCATGGGCTGCTGGCTGGCGGTCATACAGCGCCTGCTCCAGCGCATCCAGCACGAAGTCCGTTTGCATGCTGCGGCTGACTCGCCAGCCCACGATGCGCCGGGCATACACGTCCACAACAAAGGCCACATACAGCCAGCCCTGCCAGGTGGAGACATAGGTGAAGTCCGACACCCATAGCTCGTTGGGACGGCTGGCCTTGAAGTGCCGGTTGACGTGGTCCAGCGGGCACGGGGCCGAGGTATCCGGCGTGGTGGTGCGCACCGCCCTGCCACGGCGTGCCCCTTGCAAGCCCATGGCACGCATCAGACGCTCGACCGTGCAGCGCGCCACCACGATGCCCTCGCGGTTCATCTGCAGCCAGACCTTGTCGGCCCCGTAGACCTGCCAGTTGGCGTGCCACACGCGCTGGATGTCGGCCTTCAAGCCCTCGTCACGCTGGGCGCGTTGACTGCGCAGTTGCGGGTTGCGTTGTCGGGCTGCGTGGCGCCAGTAACACGACGGGGCCATCTGCAGCACCCGGCAGATGGGCTCGACCCCGTAGTCATCACGGTGGCGGTCGATGTAGGCCTTCACGACTTCAATCGGCGGTCGAGCTCCGCCTGCGCGAAAAACGCGCTGGCCGTCTTCAGGATGTCGTTGGCCCGGCGCAATTCCTTGACCTCACGCTCCAGCTCCTTGATGCGCAGGGCGTCTGCAGTGGTGGTGCCGGGGCGCTGGCCGCTGTCGACATCGGCCTTCTTGACCCAGTCGTTCAAGGTCTGCGGCGCGCAGCCAATCTTGGGAGCAATCGATTCAATGGCTGCCCACAGCGACGGGTAGTCGGCTCGGTGCTCCTGCACCATGCGCACGGCGCGCTCGCGCACTTCCGGGGAGAACTTCGGTGACTTGTTCATGGCTCCATCTTCTCAAGTGTTGGAGCCTCCTCAAAATACGGGGCGGTTCAAGAAGCCTGAAGACCTCATCGGCGAGAACGGCCTGCTCAAGCAACTGACCAAGCTGCTGGTCGAGCGAGCTTTGGACGCTGAGCTGACTGAGCACCTGGGCCATGAACGCAACGAGGCGGTGGCCAACCCCGCTGGCAACACCCGCAACGGCAAGAGCAAGAAGACCCTCAAGGGCGAGTTCGGCGAATTGCCCATCGAAGTGCCACGCGACCGCCATGGCAGCTTCGAGCCTCAGCTCATCCCCAAGCACCAGACCCGCTGGGCCGGCTTCGACGACAAAATCATCTCGCTGTACGCCCGTGGCATGACGGTGCGCGAGATACAGGCCCACCTCGAAGAGATGTACGGCACCGAGGTCTCACCCAGCCTGATTTCCTCGGTGACAGATGCCGTGGCCGACGAGGTCAAGGCCTGGCAGGCCCGGCCGCTGGAGCCGATTTACCCCATCGTCTATCTGGACTGCATCCACGTGAAGGTGCGCGAGGGCGCGGTGCGGGTCAAGGCGGTGTACCTGGCCATCGGCATCAACATGAATGGCGAGAAGGAGGTGCTGGGCCTGTGGCTGGCGCAGACCGAGGGTGCCAAGTTCTGGCTGCAGGTGGTCACCGAGCTGCGCAACCGGGGTGTGCAGGACATCTTCATCGCCTGCGTTGACGGGCTCAAGGGCTTCCCCGATGCCATCGAGGCGGTGTTCCCCAAGGCTGTGGTGCAGCTGTGCATCGTGCACATGGTGCGCCACAGCCTGAACTACGTCTCGTGGAAGCGCCGCAAGGAAGTGGCAGCCGACCTGCGCCGCATCTACACGGCCGCCACCGCCGAGGAGGCCGAACTGATGCTCGCAGAGTTCGAGGCCCGATGGGATGCCGAGTACCTGCCCATCGGCCAGTCCTGGCGCAGGAACTGGAGCCGGCTCATCCCGTTCTTTGATTACCCGCCGGAAATCCGCAAGGTCATCTACACCACCAATGCCATCGAGTCGGTCAACATGAGCTTGAGAAAGCTGACCAAGAACCGGGGCTTGTTCCCCAGCGACGAGGCGCTGACCAAGCTGTTCTACCTGGCGCTGCGCAACATCAGCCAGAAGTGGACCATGCCCATCCGCGATTGGAAGGCCGCGCTGACCCGCTTTACCATTCAGTTCGGAGACCGCATCTCCGTCAATTGAAGTCCGAACCGTTTACACAAAAATTCGGACACGCCCCATTGGCAGGCTGGCGCGGGTCGATTTCGTGACCTGCACCGCCTATCCCATGGTGCTGCCCACGCCCGACTTGTCGATGCATGGGCTGCTTCAGCCTGTGATTGCTCACCATAAGCGCCCGCTCAATGTGGTGATGGAAACATCGTCCATCGAATTGGCCAAGCAATTGGTCGAGCGCGGCATGGGCCTGTTCTTTCAGAGCCGCCTGGGCCTGGAGCGCGAGCTGGCCGAGCGCCGCCTGGTCCACGTCCCGCTGGACACCCCGCAGCCGGTCTACTCCGAGCTGGGTGTTTATGTCCGGTCTGGGCGCAGCCTGCCCCCTGCGCTGGACGCGTTTATCCAGATCGCGAGCGAACTTATCGCTCACCGTGAGGCGCAAGAGCAGCACCTCAAAGCGCCAAAAAGGGTTGGATTACCCAAGCCGTGAGCGGGCTTTCGCCCCACATCGGTGCAAAGCGCACCACGCCGAACCGGGAATTCGGGGCGCCCGTATGCCGTGCTGATTTCGGCATCGCCCCTGGTCAAAAAGCATGCTATCGCGAGCACAGCATGCTTCCTAAACTGCGCTGCATCGTTCTGATTCAACCACCCACGGCATGCGCATCGAACCCTCCCAAGCTGCGCTGCAGCTTCCGCTGATCGACATATCGGGGCTGCGCAGCGCCGACACCGCAGCGCGCCACGCGGTCGCGAAACAGCTGCGCCAGGCCTGTGAGCAGCGAGGCTTCTTCTACATCTCGGGCCACGGCGTGGACGAGGCGCTGATCGCCGCCGTGTTCGAGCAAAGCCGCATCTTCTTCGCGCAGGACATGGCCGAGAAGCGTCGCATCGACAAGCGCCATTCCACCTGCAACCGCGGCTACGAGCCCTTGCGCGCACAAACACTCGAAACCGGTGCGCCGCCAGACCTGAAGGAAAGCTTCTATATCGGCCGTGAAGTTGCGCTGGATGACCCGCGTGTGCAGGCCGGGCGCTTCAACACGGGGCCCAACCAATGGCCACAAGGCTTGCCGGGCTTTCGCAACGTGATGCAGCGCTACTTTGATGCGGCGTACGCGCTGGGTCAGACGCTGATTCGCGGGCTGGCTCTGTCACTGGCGTTGGATGAGGCGTACTTCGACGGTTACCTGCAGGACGCGGCAGCCACGCTGCGCCTGCTGCACTACCCGCCCCAACCGGGCCAGCCCCTGCCGGGGGAAAAAGGTTGCGGCGAGCACACCGACTTTGGCGGCATCACCTTGCTGCTGCAAGACGCCATGGGGGGCTTGCAGGTTCGCGACGTGCGTACGCAGACCTGGATCGACGCGCCACCGGTGGCTGGCACCTACGTGGTGAACATCGGCGATCTGTTTGCGCGCTGGACCAACAACCGCTATGTCTCAACGCTGCACCGGGTAATCAACGTCTCGGGGCGGGAGCGCTACTCCGTTCCGTTCTTCTTCACCGGCAACCCACTGCACCGCGTCGAATGCATTCCGACATGCCTGCGTGACGGAGAAGCGCCGCTTTATCCGGTGGTGACCGTCGAAGAGCATCAAGTGGAATGCTATCGGCGGACGTACGGGTGAGAAGCGCTGCCATGCTGAGCAACCACCGCCCGGACTGCGCAACGGCGCCAAAGCCCCACATCGTGCTGATTCATGGCGCCTGGCAAGGCAGCTGGGTGTTTTCGAACTGGGCGCCATTCCTTGAGCGCCAGCAGTGGCAGGTGCACACCGTAGACCTGCCCGGCAATGGCCACAGCACAGACCACCTCCGACCCGCCACCCTCCAGGGATACACCGACCACGTGGTGGCCCTTCTTGAAACGCTGGACGCGCCCGCCGCGATCGTAGGGCACAGCGGGGGCGGCATCACGGCGACCCAGGTGGCCGAGGCTGCGCCCGAACGCGTGCGGGCGCTGGTCTATCTGGCCGGGATGATGTTGCCGAGCAGCATGAGCTTTCGCGATCTGGTTCGCGACGCAGAGCAGGCAACGCCAGGCTGCGACTTCAGCGGCATTGGCCCGCACCTGATCTGGAATGAGACGCGCACCCGAACCTGCGTACCTGCCGACGCCGCCATGGCACTGTTCTTGCAAGACTGTGATCAAGACGCCGCCCGGGCAGCCGCCGGGCGCCTGACCCCGCAGCCCGAAACCGGAAGAGCCATGCACAACCAATTCAGCGCGCCACGCCACGGTCAAGTGCCTCGCATCTACGTGGAATGCACGCAGGATCGATCGATAGCCCTGCCACTGCAGCGCCGTATGCAGGAGCTTTCACCTGGCGCGTCCAGCGTTACCTTGGACTGCGGCCACGTGCCCCAGCTTGCCTGCCCCGCGCTGCTGACCGAGCGTTTGATGCCATTGCTGAATGCCATTCCGCTGCATCGAAGTTTCTCCACTGCACCCACCTGATCTGCTTGCTTCAGCCTACTTTTCATTTTTTCTTTCAGGACCTCCCGCATGAACACCCGCCCGCTCCTCGCATCGCTTGCCCTGGCCTTCGGCGTCACAGCCGCTCACGCAGCAGATTCGCTCACAGTACAGCTCGACTGGTTGCCCGGGGGTGACAAAGCCTTCGTCTACGCAGGTGTGCAACAGGGTTTTTTCAAGGCAGAAGGCCTTGATGTGAAGATCGTTCCCGGTCGCGGCTCTTCGGATGCCGTCACCAAGATCGCCTCCGGCGCGGCCGACGTCGGCTTCGGCGGGATTTCCGCATTGATGATGGCCGCGGCAGAAAGCAAGTCGCCCGTACCCGTAAAGGCCGTCATGTCGCTGTACTCCAAACAGCCCGACGCCCTTTTCACCCGCGTCGACAGCCAGATCAAGACACTCAAGGACATGGAGGGCAAAACTGTCGCCATGCCCACGTTCTCATCGTCCAACGCGCTCTGGCCGGTGGTGCTACAGAAGAACGGCGTCGACCCCGCCAAGATCAAGGTGATCAAAACCGACCCCGCCACCTTGGCGCCCATGCTGGCCCAAGGTCGGGTGGACGCCACCATCAACTGGGTGACGGTGGCACCCGCGTTCCAGGCGGTTCTGAAACAAGCCAACAAAGACCTGGCCGTGCTGCCATGGACCCAGTTCGGTCTGGACGGCTACGGGTGGTCCGCACTGGCCAGCGACAAGACGATCAAGGATCGCCCCGATGTGCTCAAGCGCTACCTGCGGGCGCTGAGCAAGTCGCTGGCGTTTTCCATCGAGCAGCCCCAGAAAGCTGCCGAGGCGCTCAAGGCCCAGGTGCCCGAAGCCGACGTTGCCGTGGTCAAGGCAGAGTTTGAATCCTCTATCCCGCTGCTCAAGAATGAGATCAGTCAGCGCGAAGGCATGGGCGCGTACGACGCCAAGCTGCTCGCCGCGACGTGGGGCTGGGTCGCCAAATCGATGAACTACGACATCACCAAGATCAACCCCGAACAACTGGTGGACCGCAGCTTCCTGTCCAAGTAGTCCGCGCCCCAGCCAGCGGCTGGGGCCGCCAACAACGCGGATCTCAGCCGGGTAGCAACCCCTACCGGCGCGCCACCACCACCTTCGGCCCGTTCCATGCACCACGTGATCGACCTCGACGAGGTCACCCAGACATTCGTATCCAGCGACGGCATGCCCGTCACAGCACTGCAGAACGTGGATCTGCATCTGCGTCGGCATGAGTTCGTCTCGCTGATCGGCCCCTCGGGCTGTGGCAAATCCACGATCTTGCGCCTGATCGGTGGCTTGCTGCGCCCAACCAGTGGGGCCGTGCGCATCTTCGACCACGTGGTGACGGAGCCCCGTGATGAGATCGGCATCGTGTTCCAGAAGCCCACGCTGCTGCCTTGGCTGAGCGTGCTGGACAACATCACCTTTCCCATGCGGCACAAGTTCGGCCGCGTGGATGCAAAAGAGCAACAACGCGCGCAGGAACTGCTCGCGATGATCGGCTTGAAGGACTTCGCCCACAAGCGCCCCAACGAGCTATCCGGCGGCATGCAGCAACGCGTGTCGATTGCCCGGTCGCTGCTGCACGACCCGGACATCCTGTTGATGGACGAGCCTTTCTCGGCTCTGGACGCGCTAACGCGCGATGAAATGAGCTTTGAGCTGCTGCGCATCTGGAACGAGCGGCCCAAGACCGTGGTTTTCGTCACCCACTCGATTCAGGAAGCG
This genomic interval from Ottowia oryzae contains the following:
- a CDS encoding LysR family transcriptional regulator; this translates as MHIHARAIKYFDMIRRSGSIREAARRLHVASSAVNRQLLQLEEEIGSPLFERMTQGLRLTPAGEVFSRHVITVLQDEVRLRSELDMLRGVRRGSVSVAAVEGVNADLMPTLLTHMHERYPGVRVHLVTCGSAQVAKAVTQGDADVGIGFAIERHEALHQCMLGQFALGAVVPPDHPIGRGCAEFCVNGQSNADASRPVRKHNEHQETQRTRRTAVWPAGQLQDEPPRLSRRPLGLS
- a CDS encoding IS3 family transposase (programmed frameshift), giving the protein MNKSPKFSPEVRERAVRMVQEHRADYPSLWAAIESIAPKIGCAPQTLNDWVKKADVDSGQRPGTTTADALRIKELEREVKELRRANDILKTASAFFGAGGARPPIEVVKAYIDRHRDDYGVEPICRVLQMAPSCYWRHAARQRNPQLRSQRAQRDEGLKADIQRVWHANWQVYGADKVWLQMNREGIVVARCTVERLMRAMGLQGARRGRAVRTTTPDTSAPCPLDHVNRHFKASRPNELWVSDFTYVSTWQGWLYVAFVVDVYARRIVGWRVSRSMQTDFVLDALEQALYDRQPAAHALTHHSDRGSQYVSIRYTERLDQAGIQPSVGSRGDSYDNALAETINGLYKAELIHRRGPWKTRESVELATLQWVHWFNHVRLLTPIGGIPPAEAEANYWRQLAVSDTSAEVST
- a CDS encoding IS256 family transposase, whose amino-acid sequence is MAPSSQVLEPPQNTGRFKKPEDLIGENGLLKQLTKLLVERALDAELTEHLGHERNEAVANPAGNTRNGKSKKTLKGEFGELPIEVPRDRHGSFEPQLIPKHQTRWAGFDDKIISLYARGMTVREIQAHLEEMYGTEVSPSLISSVTDAVADEVKAWQARPLEPIYPIVYLDCIHVKVREGAVRVKAVYLAIGINMNGEKEVLGLWLAQTEGAKFWLQVVTELRNRGVQDIFIACVDGLKGFPDAIEAVFPKAVVQLCIVHMVRHSLNYVSWKRRKEVAADLRRIYTAATAEEAELMLAEFEARWDAEYLPIGQSWRRNWSRLIPFFDYPPEIRKVIYTTNAIESVNMSLRKLTKNRGLFPSDEALTKLFYLALRNISQKWTMPIRDWKAALTRFTIQFGDRISVN
- a CDS encoding LysR substrate-binding domain-containing protein — protein: MVLPTPDLSMHGLLQPVIAHHKRPLNVVMETSSIELAKQLVERGMGLFFQSRLGLERELAERRLVHVPLDTPQPVYSELGVYVRSGRSLPPALDAFIQIASELIAHREAQEQHLKAPKRVGLPKP
- a CDS encoding isopenicillin N synthase family dioxygenase → MRIEPSQAALQLPLIDISGLRSADTAARHAVAKQLRQACEQRGFFYISGHGVDEALIAAVFEQSRIFFAQDMAEKRRIDKRHSTCNRGYEPLRAQTLETGAPPDLKESFYIGREVALDDPRVQAGRFNTGPNQWPQGLPGFRNVMQRYFDAAYALGQTLIRGLALSLALDEAYFDGYLQDAAATLRLLHYPPQPGQPLPGEKGCGEHTDFGGITLLLQDAMGGLQVRDVRTQTWIDAPPVAGTYVVNIGDLFARWTNNRYVSTLHRVINVSGRERYSVPFFFTGNPLHRVECIPTCLRDGEAPLYPVVTVEEHQVECYRRTYG
- a CDS encoding alpha/beta fold hydrolase produces the protein MLSNHRPDCATAPKPHIVLIHGAWQGSWVFSNWAPFLERQQWQVHTVDLPGNGHSTDHLRPATLQGYTDHVVALLETLDAPAAIVGHSGGGITATQVAEAAPERVRALVYLAGMMLPSSMSFRDLVRDAEQATPGCDFSGIGPHLIWNETRTRTCVPADAAMALFLQDCDQDAARAAAGRLTPQPETGRAMHNQFSAPRHGQVPRIYVECTQDRSIALPLQRRMQELSPGASSVTLDCGHVPQLACPALLTERLMPLLNAIPLHRSFSTAPT
- a CDS encoding ABC transporter substrate-binding protein produces the protein MNTRPLLASLALAFGVTAAHAADSLTVQLDWLPGGDKAFVYAGVQQGFFKAEGLDVKIVPGRGSSDAVTKIASGAADVGFGGISALMMAAAESKSPVPVKAVMSLYSKQPDALFTRVDSQIKTLKDMEGKTVAMPTFSSSNALWPVVLQKNGVDPAKIKVIKTDPATLAPMLAQGRVDATINWVTVAPAFQAVLKQANKDLAVLPWTQFGLDGYGWSALASDKTIKDRPDVLKRYLRALSKSLAFSIEQPQKAAEALKAQVPEADVAVVKAEFESSIPLLKNEISQREGMGAYDAKLLAATWGWVAKSMNYDITKINPEQLVDRSFLSK
- a CDS encoding ABC transporter ATP-binding protein is translated as MHHVIDLDEVTQTFVSSDGMPVTALQNVDLHLRRHEFVSLIGPSGCGKSTILRLIGGLLRPTSGAVRIFDHVVTEPRDEIGIVFQKPTLLPWLSVLDNITFPMRHKFGRVDAKEQQRAQELLAMIGLKDFAHKRPNELSGGMQQRVSIARSLLHDPDILLMDEPFSALDALTRDEMSFELLRIWNERPKTVVFVTHSIQEALLLSDRIVVMSARPGRVAEIIDVPLPRPRSMATLADPVFTQMANAIRVQVFSRQPA